The Anomaloglossus baeobatrachus isolate aAnoBae1 chromosome 5, aAnoBae1.hap1, whole genome shotgun sequence genome includes the window GGGAGATGGCGAGCAGAGGCCGTCTGTTTTAGGGAGATGGCGAGCAGAGGCCGTATATTTTAGGGAGATGGCGAGCAGAGGCCGTCTATTTTAGGGAGATGGCGAGCAGAGGTTGTATATTTTAGGGAGATGGCGAGCAGAGGCCGTCTATTTTAGAGAGAAGGCGAGCAGAGGCCGTCTGTTTTAGGGAGATGGCGAGCAGAGGCCGTCTGTTTTAGGGAGATGGCGAGCAGAGGCCGTCTGTTTTAGGGAGATGGCGAGCAGAGGCCGTCTGTTTTAGAGAGAAGGCGAGCAGAGGCCGTCTGTTTTAGGGAGATGGCGAGCAGAGGCCGTCTATTTTAGGGAGATGGCGAGCAGAGGTTGTATGTTTTAGGGAGATGGCGAGCAGAGGCCGTCTGTTTTAGAGAGAAGGCGAGCAGAGGCCGTCTGTTTTAGGGAGATGGCGAGCAGAGGCCGTCTATTTTAGGGAGATGGCGAGCTGAGGTTGTATGTTTTAGGGAGATGGCGAGCAGAGGTTGTATGTTTTAGGGAGATGGCGAGCAGAGGTTGTATGTTTTAGAGAGAAGGCGAGCAGAGGTTGTATGTTTTAGGGAGATGGCGAGCAGAGGCCGTCTGTTTTAGGGAGATGGCGAGCAGAGGCCGTCTGTTTTAGAGAGAAGGCGAGCAGAGGCCGTCTGTTTTAGGGAGATGGCGAGCTGAGGTTGTATGTTTTAGGGAGATGGCGAGCAGAGGTTGTATGTTTTAGGGAGATGGCGAGCAGAGGTTGTATGTTTTAGGGAGATGGCGAGCAGAGGTTGTATGTTTTAGGGAGATGGCGAGCAGAGGTTGTATGTTTTAGGGAGATGGCGAGCAGAGGCCGTCTGTTTTAGAGAGAAGGCGAGCAGAGGTTGTATGTTTTATGGTTGATGTACTTTTCAGTTAGGCTTTTACTGAGGACAGAACTGTTCGGTGGGACCAGAATTTGACAAATACCATGAATGTATCCTATAAGAATTCTTCTGAAAGGTCTGGTGCAGGCCATCTTCTGTCAGCTATGGTACAAGTATCTGCAGACTGACATGATATTCTTCTGTCTCCTCAGGTTGTAGCTCGGGACTCCTCCGCCATCATGTACTGTTTACAATGGCTGCTCCCCGTTCTCCTGATCCCCAAGCCTCTGAATCCAGCACTTTGGTTCAGTCACTCGATGTTCATGGGCTTCTACCTTCTGAGCTTCTTACTGGAGAGGAAGCCGTGCACCATCTGCGCCTTGGTCTTCCTGGGAGCCCTCATCCTTATCTGCTACAGCTGTTGGGGCAATTGCTTTTTGTATCATTGCACTGACAGCCAACTCCCAGAATCGGCCCACGACCCGGCAGTAGTAGGCACCTAAGAAGACTGTACCGTTCCTTTGCCCACGGATTGCTGCTTTTTTCCAGGGACATGACACAGCTTGCACCATTGTGTCTTGAGGACTATTCTGGGACTACAGGGACACCATGTCAAATTAAGGTTTTTGTGCAATGAATCCCGTTTTCCCTGTTATCATGCACTTGGAGGTGGGCAGAGACATTTGCATTACCATCCCCCGGTATTATCTTCCTGGGGAGACTTTTAATTTCTCGTATTTTGGGGACTCCTCCAGCTCTTGGTCATGTTTACGTCTCTTCTGTCCATTTTGCTGACAGTCATTTTCTGATACTGCCCTTCGGTACAGTGTGTGCCCTGCTCATCCCATCTGATAAGACTGCAGTATATAACCAGTGTATATATTGactggcgtcttggagttggccttTTTGTGGGTTCCTGCGTCAGTGATGTTGCACATTTCGTAGTGAATTGATAGATTTACACTTGTGTATATCGGTTCAGTCCACAAAATGGCTGCCTCGAGTGTTAGCGGACTGCAGGTACACAAGACGTTGCTCGTCCCCCATACACGGTGATTACGGCTTGCTGGGAAGGCGCTGCTGTTTGTGTTTTCCCAGTACACTGTAATTGGGGGTGCTGTAGTCCTGTGTGTGGACCATGAGATTTTATCCGTTTGTGTTGGGGCGAAACAAACCTGAATAAAGCTTTATTAATCCTTATAGTGATATGTGTGCCTCAGTCGCTTCTAGCTGTGGGGGAGAGAAATGGAGCAGCTCCTCTAATGAAGGGGATAGAGCGCTCCTATGAATGATCAATGGCTGAATATCTGCTTCTGTAATTGTGCCTTGTCCGTCTTCAGCTCTCTTTAATTCATAGACCTTGCTGTATGAGAAAATAACAATGTAGCTACCCTGTGCTGCTCCGTGCTGCTGCCCGGTCTTTGTTGATATGGCTTACAGAAGTGATGTTACACTGTCATCATGTGACCGCTACAGTCAATCGCTGAGATCCACAGTCATGTCGTTGTACACCGCCCCAGACCACTGAGCTAAGTGATTTTCTGCAGTGATCACGTGATGTTGACATGACCATTTGGACATGGATTTTCACAGTAacaacaccagcctcatcagggtcAAAAGATCTATTTAGTAATGTGTGCATTTTCTATTgggaaatctgctgacagatccactttaaccccttcacgaccttggacggatctatccgtccaggatcgtgtcccgttaagccccgccccctgccgcgggcaggcggcgtggatcggcacacatatcagctgttttcaacagctgacatgtgtgcctgctagccgtgggtggaatcgcttccacccgcggccattaaccccttaaatcttgctgccaaagtctggcagcaagatttaaatgcgcgcggccatgtttgttacttaccgccgcccccaccggaagtcacgtgtgttatcacgtgactatcggtggttgccatcgtagcacagggtcatgtgatgacgcctgctgctatgatctttcactttcattttccctcggccgagagcagagggaaaaccaaagtgagtgaatctgctgattacagcggtattgctgtgatcagcagatagcgatcagcgatcggattgctgattgctatagccccctagggggactagtaaaataaaaaaaaaaagttttaaaaaataaaaaaaaaaacaaaaaacctaaaagttcaaatcacccccctttccccccattgaaaattaaagggttaaaaaataaataaatatacacatatttggtatcgccgcgttcagaaatgcccgatctatcaaaatataaaatcaattattctgattggtaaacggcgtagtggcaaaaaaattccaaacgccaaaattacgttttttggtcgccgcaagttttgcgcaaaatgcaataacaggcgatcaaaacgtagcatctgcgcaaaaatggtaccattataaacgtcagctcgagacgcaaaaaataagccatcactgagccatagatcccaaaaaataagaactctacgtgtttcggaaaatggcgcaaaacgtgcgccacttttattggacaaacttgtgaattttttttaaccccttagatacaagtaaacctatacatgtttggtgtctacaaactcgcaccgacctgaggcatcacacccagatatcagttttaccatatagtgaacaccgtgaataaaatatcccaaaaactattgtacgatcccactttttttgcaatttttcctcacttggaatttttttgccgttttccagtacactatatggtaaaacttatgatttcatttaaaagtacaactcgtcccgcaaaaaacaagccctcatatggcaagattgacgtaataataaaaaagtgacggctctttgaagaaaaggagcaaaaacgcaaaaacggaaagtgcccgggggctgaaggggttaaagaaattgGGGTCTCCTGAAATAATGATTTGGCTATGGGCATCTTTTCCAACTGTTTgcacaccacaaaaaaaaaaaaaaatctcctggcaCTAAACAACCCCTATCTGCCAGAACGTGTACAAGTTCTGCAGGTGGTATGGTGGTCTGGTCCTCTACTAATGAGTTGACCAAATGCACCAAAGCTGTACCTATGCAGGCGCTTCGGTGGTCTTGAAATTTTCTGTAAAATTTACACCATCATAAACACTGTTGTCCTGCCTCCATACACTGCACTGAACATGGCCACTTCCTACTCTCGTTTTCTTTTAAATGGTGTTACCGTTTTGTTGATGTTGAAATTTTCCTGGAGGAAGAACAGATCAAGGGGGGAGAACAGATCAGGGGGGGAGAACAGATCAGGGGGGGAAAACAGATCAGGGGTCATTTCTGTCCATTTTTTTGAGCCACATCATCACACTGTATATGGTATTAAAGGGAGCATGTTCAGTCTGATAATGCTATTAACATGCAGGTTAACCCTCCATGAAGGTTCCTAGATGAAAATGCAGCACCAGAGAGAAAATTACCATAACTTTATTTCTCTGCTGGCTTTTAGTCATGCAGGCATGCCCGAAGCAGATTGTCACCACTCAATATACAGTGAGCGACGGCTGTAAGCATGATCtggtactgactgacagctggctcaacggtgcatcagtacagagctggTTATCCGTACCAAGGCGTGGTTATAGCCGTCGCTCTGTGCTGTGAGAGGTTACTGATTTAGCTTCAAGCATGACTGAAAGCCTGCAgctcccaggaggaataaagttaattttctcctgaaCGCCACACTTTCAGAACTGTGGCTGAGAACCTTCATAatgctggcgtataagacgactttttacccccttaaaataatggctacagtggggggtcgtcttatacgccggatatacggggggggggggggtgtatgtacactgcagcgtccaggggaggtgggggcagcagctctggagcacaggggaacgctgcggcctgcatcctttgatctcctgcacccgctcatataatatgcacagccgctgtccatctccaatggtgctgaaatcgcacgcagtgaggggctggggcagcggtgcatattatatgagcctgcgtcccagtgtgatcgcacatgcccacccctgtgttagatttggcccccaggctgctgctcattctaaaataaaaaagctttacttacccctgcagcgtttctccccgtgtccctgcttccactgtgatcaggcagagagctcagcctgctgtgccgatcacatgaccgcactgagaaccaggaagtggaagaacagaagcacggagccagacaggagggagctcagcgctggaggagataaggaaagagggttttattttactttgggcagcagcctaggggccatatctgacacagggggacttgtgcgatctataggggccatgggcagcactatgggggcgatatctgacacagggggacttgtgcgatctatataggggccatgggcagcactatgggggcgatatctgacacagggggacttgtgcgatctatataggggccatgggcagcactatgggggagatatctaacacagggggacttgtgcccattatgggccccggtgagctgcttctaaccccccagatgtatgccctgccaatcccccccctcgccgatgccgcgggtgctgtacccgccgagccgcaggtgcaggccccacagagcagcagagttgtgtgtatttgtctgtatgtagcagagttgtatgtgtttgtctgtatgtagaagagttgtatgtgtttgtctgtatgtagcagagttgtacgtgtttgtctgtatgtagcagagttgtgtgtgtttgtctgtatgtagcagagttgtatgtgtttgtatgtagcagagttgtatgtgtttgtttgtatgtagcagagttgtatgtgtttgtctgtatgtagcagagttgtatgtgtttgtatgtagcagagttgtatgtgtttgtctgtagcagagttgtatgtgtttgtctgtatgtagcagagttgtatgtgtttgtctgtatgtagcagagttgtatgtgtttgtctgtatgtagcagagttgtatgtgtttgtctgtatgtagcagagttgtatgtgtttgtctgtatgtagcagagttgtgtgtgtttgtctgcatgtagcagagttgtgtgtgtttgtctgtttgtagcagagttgtgtgtgtttgtctgtttgtagcagagttgtgtgtgtctgtttgtagcagagtgtagtaccattgtttcagtccagttgtggctttatacagcagggaggagcattccttgctgtactaagtgaacattggagcgattgatctgtcaatggccctttaaaaacatattgtacggctctcgcggaattaaaattaacatgttgcaatcaaagcagactttttttcatttgggagcggggtagtcttatacagtgagtatatcccaaattctatatttttagggcagaagttgggggtcgtcttatacgcccagtcgtcttatacgccggcatatacggtaaccTGAAGATTAATTCTCTATCTGCTGGCTAATGGCATTATCGGACGTGACCAGCtccctttaggctgtgtgcccacgctgcgttttttttcttgcagattttaatcaatgctGCAAGAAAAAAttaatcccagcaaagtctatgaaaatcctgacttgctgtgcacatggttttggttttttttgggtttttttgggttttttttccttgcagatcttgGTGCAgaagaaatctgcagcatgtcaattctttctggggTGTTTCCTGCGTCTGATATAATCTATTGTAGTGCTCGATGCGACCATTGGGGACACTCTTCTTTCTGCagggtagttttgttttttttttctccccaaacACTGGATAAGCTGGGGGGAGGGATAAAGGGGGATATTGGGAAAGTCTTGTTGAGTATCGGCTGTTTTCATTAGGAGGAGTTTCATGTGTTTCATTTGCCCCCAATTAAcccatctaaggctgctttcacactacatttttttttaacatgcgtcatgaacgtttttttgctgcaaaagcagatcctgcttttacagcaaaaaaacgcatgcaaacacatgttattttgcaggatcctgtcactttaagtttatgggcgggcattggagtcatgtgatcgggagtgaggggaactgaaagtgaaaaactgggagccgacatctaacagctgtggaggctcgtaaccaaggtaaacatcgggtaacttgcttggatacccgatatttacattggttgagTGTCTACAGCTGCAAGGagcccggctccctgcacacgtaaccaagataaacctcGGGTAActcagaccgcggttacccgatgtttaccttggttacgagcgtcctccactCTCAGGCGGGGGTGagtggggagagagggagagggactgATCGATCCtgagaggctggtttctgggcatgctcagtagagcaagcaggatcttgtctatcagcatgccagcgttcacatgcgtttgcgtgctgtttagtcaggatccagcaatttgcagtatttggacgcagctcaaaaaacgctacaagtagcgtttttgaaaaatgttaaactgcaagtcgctggatcctcactataacgcacacgaaaacgcatgttgacgcgagtccattgcaaatgcattgaaatgaaaacgcatttgcactggatcagtttttgcgttaaaaaaacgttcatgacggatgttaaaaaaaaacgtagtatgaaagcagcctaacttttgTCAGTCTGATATGATTTGGACCTTTTAGTACTTTGGGTCTGTCTGCTGGCAGTTGTGAACCGGTCAAACTAAAGGAAAATAACGCGAGTATTAAGCACctttaaacaaagaaaaaaaacctttaaaagaaaatatctttattaatacCTACAAACTCACATCTTAAAAACCAGTGTATACTAAAACCATGATATTGCACACAATAATGGAAGGGGCCCACGGCAGAATCCCTATTTTTTTTCCCTTCCTATCCACGGAGGTTAGCAACCTAATGAAGCAATCTGGCGTCCCCGCTCAATGGCAGctaagggctgtttcacacatccgtcatttcaccggatccggcacactccagtacagtgtagtacagta containing:
- the BLCAP gene encoding apoptosis inducing factor BLCAP, translated to MYCLQWLLPVLLIPKPLNPALWFSHSMFMGFYLLSFLLERKPCTICALVFLGALILICYSCWGNCFLYHCTDSQLPESAHDPAVVGT